The Bacteroides sp. AN502(2024) DNA segment TAATGATGGCAATCTGCAAAGAGAACACCATATTGTCTGTTCCTCTCATAAGCACCGTCCTTCTATTCTCTGTAGGCCTTTGGTATGGATGGAAAATAAAAAAACTGTTCTATCTGGCTATTATTCCGTTTGCTTCATTAATGATTCTATTGACTACATTCATATCACAAAGTGATCTTGGAGATATTCTCTTCTACGGAGGAATTATTGTTATCACCGGAACAACTTTGCTTATTTACATCATTCTTCATTTAAAAAAGCAATGGTATGGTACAGAAGCATAACCTCACTATTCAAGTCGTATCCATTATCGGAGGAGTCCTGACGGCTATTTTCTTTTTGGGATTTTTGGCACTTGCCGAGATTTTCCGCTCCGATATTTCTTGCCTGATTGTAGGAAGTATATTACTTCTCACGACTCTGACAATCAGCCGCATGGTGGTCCGGCCTTTTCTGGATGCAATCAACATCACTTTATACATAGCCGGATGTGTATCGATTAGTCTGGGTATAAATACCAGCATTAATCTCCTCTTCATTACACTTATGGGAATCAGTACTCTCACATTCTTGCTATCAAGAGGTTTTATCCTCCCCTTTCTTTCAGTCATTCTGTTTAATATCTCTTTCTTCGGAGAAGCAGCCCATGTCTTTTCTTCGTTTTATCCCTTGCAAATAGCTGCAATTCCTATCCTTACACTGTTTCTACTTACCAACATCTTTGAAAACAAGTTGTTTGAATGTATAGGAACAAAGAATCACTTTTCCAAATACAGACCATTTCATTTCGGATTATTCGTATCCGGTATCGTCTCACTGGGAGGATTATCAATCAATTATCTGATATCAGAAACAAATAGTTGGCTTGTGTCTTGCATACTGTCTATTTGTATATGGTTCGGAATTCTTATCATGGTTCAACGAATCATGCAGGTCATGAAAGTGGATAATGTAGTAAATCAGGTTGGCATCTACATTCTTTGTATTGTTATCTGCCTGCCTACCGTGTTTGCTCCTTATTTATCCGGTAGCTTGTTACTGATTTTAATATGCTTCCATTATGGTTACAGAGCGGAGTGTGCTGCCTCGCTCCTTCTCTTTATCTATGCTGTTTCCAAGTATTATTATGATTTGAATTTGAGTCTGCTCAACAAATCCATAACGCTTTTCTGCATCGGAATTGCATGTATTACAGCCTGGTATTTCTTCACTCAAAAAAGGACAAGACATGAAAAAGTATAGTCGAATATTGATTATCGCAAACCTGATATTGTTACTGGGATATTTCAACTGGTCGGTTTACAAGAAAGAGCAGACCTTGAAAAACGGACGTTTGGTTTTGTTGCAGCTGGTCCCCGTCGATCCCCGGTCTCTCATACAAGGAGACTATATGAGGCTTAACTACAAGGAAGCCTCATCTGATCTGCTAGATGATCAAACCGACACACGCGGTTATGCCATATTACATACTGACAGTAATCAGGTAGGAGAAATTGTACGGCTACAAAACACTTTGGAGCCTGTAAACGACAATGAGCTAGTTATCAAATATAAAATAATAAACAGACGCCTCTTCCTCGGTGCCGAATCTTTCTTCTTTGAAGAAGGACAGGATACTCTTTATCAAAAAGCCATGTATGGCGGACTGAAAGTGGATGATAAAGGACAAAGCCTACTCGTGGGACTGTATGATGAGGACTTTCAGCAAATTCAACCTGATAAATAGCAGTAAAAGCCCGGACTTTCTCAAGCTCGGGCTTTTATTCTCAAAACATCTCCTTAATCAATAGGGAAATAAGAGACTAGCAATTTGATTTCTAGTACAAATAAGAAGACGTTATGAAATAAAAAAAGGGATACCTGTGGGAAATAAGGGGGAGGTATCCCTTTCTATAAGAAGAGCAGAATTAGAAGGATTGACTTTCACAAGCCAAATCCTTCACTCTGTTTCTTCTCGGTGGCTTCTTCACATAAGGTGAAGAAGAGTTTGATCTTTCTGCATCTGGAGTAGTTTCAACTGTAAAACATCCTTTGCTTATATGAAATATTAGGAAGTTTGAAACGACTCTCCAATTTTTCTTCTTATTCTTCTGCCGGAATAGTTACAGTAATTGTATTCTTTCCTTCATAATTCTTAATTGTCCCCCATTTAGATACAGCTTTTACTTCTATAGTATAAGTTACAGCCTGGTAGAAATGGTGAGATTTACCTTCCGCTGTAAAGGTCACCTTTCCAGTAGAAGGATCAAGAGACAGATAAGTTGACGCAGCAGCTTCTTTAAATGCAAAAGTAGGAGCTACCAGACCATAGATAACAAGAGGATCAGTTACCGAAGTTGCAAATCCATTGCTTCCTGTTCCTGCTACTACGGCACCATTCTTCCACATAGTTTTACCTGCTAAATCATTCCAAGCAAAGCCTGTTGAAACATTATATTCTCCTGATTTATCAGATAAAGAAAGCGTCTTTTCAGTCGGAGCAACCCAAGTTCCACTAATATCTTTCACTTCAACAATACCTTCAATCGTATCCTCTACTTTACCATTATAGCTAGCCTTAATTGCAAACTTAACTACAGCCGGTACTGATTCACCATCAACAGTCATTTTACCGGTGTAAGTGTCTTTGTTAAACGTAAACTTAGCATCGTTTTCAGCATAGCTAACACCAGTAATACTGTTTTCAGTAATGTTAGTAGTGATTTTGAAAGTACCCCCCTTAGCCAAAACAGCAGCCTTAACAGCATCAAAGTTGGAGAATATAGTAGCAAGCTTAAATTCGGAAGTAATAGCAGTAGCTGCTGTCTCAGAGTCTCTGGTCGGAGTAAAGCCTGTATGAGTTTGATCTGAAGACCACATTTCCGATACTCTAGCCAATTTAGCCAAAGTGATAGGCTTAATCTTGACCGGAACATTTACAACAAGTGTATAACCGTCTCCTTCAAACTTAGCTGTTGCGGTATAATCACCAGCAGCTGTATTTTTAGGAATGATTAAAGTCAAAGCATTACTATTACCCTTTTCTAAGCGTATACCTGTTGTTGGTAAAGTTCCAACCAAGTTCAAACCTTCATAAGCTGATGGACGGATATTCACAGCTGGATTATTATAAATCTTAGCAACATCTAAAACTACTCTCTCCTCTGCAGCAGCTGCAGCTTCATTAGTCCAGTCACGTTCTTCCATATCATACGTGTGTGTAAGTTCATCAATAGTACGTGTTACTGTTACAGTTCCTAACTTCTTAGGATTCTCTGAACTAGTTTCCAAATAGAAACCTGGAGCTGTTACTTTAGTTATGACATCAGCAGTTTTATCCAAAGAAGCAATGAGGCCGGATGTTTTTAGACTAACACTACCCTTAGAAGAAATTTCAAATAGCTCTGAATCTGTTCCATCCAAGCTATAAGTCGTCTCAAAGATATTCTTTACATTCAGTTCTTCCAATGTTTTGGTAAATGCTGTGCCTCCACTTGCAGTTGTTGTATATGCAACTGTCAAAGTTCCAACTCCCGAATAATCAACCGGTTGGGGAACATCATAAATAATCTCGCCTGCTTTCTCTGTTGCTACCATATAATATGCAGTCTTCAGATAATAACTAGACTGAATCACCGCGATATAATCAGAATTAACATTTGTCGGAACCAATCCTTCTTTACCTTCCGCATCCTTCTTACTTGCAATATTCAAAGATATCGCATGGCTCTTTTCACTTGAAGTAGTTAATGATACCGTAAGAACACCGGCTTCACAGTTCTTCACTTCTACGGCAAACGGTTCAGCGGCACGAGTCCAGTTACGTTCTTCAGCATTTAACTTAATTTCGTAATTTTTATTGAAATCCTCCAAAGTCATAGCAGCAGACGCCGGAGAAATACGGAATTGCAATTCTTTTGCATCCGCACTCTTCGCTGCAACAACATAAGAAGATGAGGTTGAAGTTTTCTTAGCATACAATGTATAGAAATCTACGCTATGATCTATTGTTGTAGGAATATATACTACGCTCTGAATCATACTATTAATAGCAACACCCAGCTTTTCAAGATCCCCTTTCAACGTTTCTATATCTGTCTTTACAATCCCCAATTCTGTCTTAACAATTTCCTTGACTGCGTCTCCGAATTCAGTACTTGAATAAAGGCCGGAAAGAGTACCTTTCAGAGATTTTACCTCTGCAACTACATCTTTTACACCACCTTCAAATCCATTATTACTTGCTGTTTGTTCCAACTCCTTTTTATAGTCTTCCAATTCCACAAGTCTAGCAAGAATACCATTTTCATCATCATTGATAGCAGTATACAAACCTTGAATAACTTTTGCAACTGTTCCATCCTCTCCGGCAAGAGCTGCAACTTCCTTCATACCACCAAACTCTACAAGAACTTGCGTTTGAATAGCCCCATTAATTGCAGCAGCAATCTTTCCATCTTCACCTAAAGCAGCAGCAATCTCATTACTGATATATCCAGGCAGATTTGCTGTTTGAACGTAGTTTTTCAATTCTTCTTTCGTAGCAAAAGTGTCTTTTAAACCATTCAATTCATTAACCAAGCCATCCAAACCGTCAATTCTCCTTTTCAAATCGTCAATATCAGACTGATGAAGATTTTCCAGTGCTTTCAGATCATTCTTAGCCGCCGTCAAATCTGTTGTCAACTGAGCGACCGTTGATTTATCTGCAGCGTTTTTCAATTTGTCCTCCAAATCAGCAACTTTCTGATTCAAAGTTGTGATT contains these protein-coding regions:
- a CDS encoding DUF4401 domain-containing protein, translated to MVQKHNLTIQVVSIIGGVLTAIFFLGFLALAEIFRSDISCLIVGSILLLTTLTISRMVVRPFLDAINITLYIAGCVSISLGINTSINLLFITLMGISTLTFLLSRGFILPFLSVILFNISFFGEAAHVFSSFYPLQIAAIPILTLFLLTNIFENKLFECIGTKNHFSKYRPFHFGLFVSGIVSLGGLSINYLISETNSWLVSCILSICIWFGILIMVQRIMQVMKVDNVVNQVGIYILCIVICLPTVFAPYLSGSLLLILICFHYGYRAECAASLLLFIYAVSKYYYDLNLSLLNKSITLFCIGIACITAWYFFTQKRTRHEKV
- a CDS encoding GDYXXLXY domain-containing protein translates to MKKYSRILIIANLILLLGYFNWSVYKKEQTLKNGRLVLLQLVPVDPRSLIQGDYMRLNYKEASSDLLDDQTDTRGYAILHTDSNQVGEIVRLQNTLEPVNDNELVIKYKIINRRLFLGAESFFFEEGQDTLYQKAMYGGLKVDDKGQSLLVGLYDEDFQQIQPDK
- a CDS encoding MepB protein, whose translation is MKKNFVKVMFFGALALSTVTYVGCKDYDDDVKSVQEQIDQIKSNNPVSVGDMQSAINAAKSALEGQLATLKTNLENKDSQITTLNQKVADLEDKLKNAADKSTVAQLTTDLTAAKNDLKALENLHQSDIDDLKRRIDGLDGLVNELNGLKDTFATKEELKNYVQTANLPGYISNEIAAALGEDGKIAAAINGAIQTQVLVEFGGMKEVAALAGEDGTVAKVIQGLYTAINDDENGILARLVELEDYKKELEQTASNNGFEGGVKDVVAEVKSLKGTLSGLYSSTEFGDAVKEIVKTELGIVKTDIETLKGDLEKLGVAINSMIQSVVYIPTTIDHSVDFYTLYAKKTSTSSSYVVAAKSADAKELQFRISPASAAMTLEDFNKNYEIKLNAEERNWTRAAEPFAVEVKNCEAGVLTVSLTTSSEKSHAISLNIASKKDAEGKEGLVPTNVNSDYIAVIQSSYYLKTAYYMVATEKAGEIIYDVPQPVDYSGVGTLTVAYTTTASGGTAFTKTLEELNVKNIFETTYSLDGTDSELFEISSKGSVSLKTSGLIASLDKTADVITKVTAPGFYLETSSENPKKLGTVTVTRTIDELTHTYDMEERDWTNEAAAAAEERVVLDVAKIYNNPAVNIRPSAYEGLNLVGTLPTTGIRLEKGNSNALTLIIPKNTAAGDYTATAKFEGDGYTLVVNVPVKIKPITLAKLARVSEMWSSDQTHTGFTPTRDSETAATAITSEFKLATIFSNFDAVKAAVLAKGGTFKITTNITENSITGVSYAENDAKFTFNKDTYTGKMTVDGESVPAVVKFAIKASYNGKVEDTIEGIVEVKDISGTWVAPTEKTLSLSDKSGEYNVSTGFAWNDLAGKTMWKNGAVVAGTGSNGFATSVTDPLVIYGLVAPTFAFKEAAASTYLSLDPSTGKVTFTAEGKSHHFYQAVTYTIEVKAVSKWGTIKNYEGKNTITVTIPAEE